The genomic interval CTCTCGGCGGGCGACGAGGCCACCTTGGAGCTGCTGCGCGGTGTCGCCAAGGCGATCGAGCCGCCGATCGCCGACCGGGGCGGTCAGGTGGTCAAACGCATGGGTGACGGCGTGATGGCCGTGTTCACCTCGGCCGATCGCGCTGTCCGGGCGGCCGTGCAAGCCAAGCGCAATCTGGAGCACGTGAGCGTGCAGGGCTATCGCCCGCAGATGCGGATCGGTTTGCACACCGGTTCGCCGCGGGAGATCGGCGGCGACTGGCTGGGTGTGGATGTCACGATCGCGGCGCGGGTGATGGAGGCTGGCGGCAACGGCAACACCATGCTGTCGGAGGCGACACTGCAGTCGCTGGCGCCGGAGACGCTGGCGGAACTGGGCTTCACGGTGAAGCCGTATCGCCGCAGTTTTTTCGCGGCCCCGCTCAGCGGTGTGCCCGAAGACCTGCGTATCTACCGTTTGTTCGAGAGTTAACCGAGGGCCCAGGCGATCGCGCCGCCTGCCGCGAGCACGGCGCATACCGCCAGTGCGATGGCCAGGGGCCGGGTGGTTTTCCACAGCGAGTAGGCCCCGCCGGCCAGGAACCCGGACAGGGCGAGCAGCAGAATCACGGAGACGTCGGTCGACATTGTGCTGATTCTGCCGGGTTCGTCCGACTTGCCCCGCGCAGGGGTGGCCCGGGGAAAACCATGCCCCCACCTGCGCGGATATTTAACAAGCACGCGTGCTTGCTTTTTTCTGGATCGAATGTGATGCTGGCGCTATGGGAAATCTGGCCGCGGACCCGGATGTCATCCGGATCGGCAACTGTTCCGGGTTCTACGGTGATCGGCTCGGCGCCATGCGCGAGATGCTCGAGGGTGGGCAGCTCGATGTGCTGACCGGTGATTACCTCGCCGAGCTGACCATGCTGATCCTGGGCCGGGACCGGATGAAGGACCCCGACCTCGGCTATGCCAAGACGTTCGTGCGCCAGGTGCGGGACTGTCTCGCGCTGGCGCTGGAACGCAATGTGCAGATCGTCGCCAACGCGGGCGGCCTCAACCCGGCGGGGCTGGCGGAGAAATTACGCAAGGTCGCCGCCGACCTCGGGCTGGACGTGAAGATCGCGCACGTCGAGGGGGACGACCTGCTCGGCCGCGCCGGCGAGCTCGGGCTCGGCGCACCACTGACGGCCAACGCCTACCTCGGTGCGTGGGGCATCGTCGAGTGCCTGAACGCGGGCGCGGACATCGTGGTCACCGGCCGGGTCACCGACGCCTCCCTGGTCGTCGGACCCGCCGCGGCCCACTTCGGCTGGGCCAGAACCGATTACGACCGACTCGCCGGTGCCGTGGCCGCCGGTCACGTCATCGAGTGCAGCACCCAGGCCACCGGCGGCAACTTCGCGTTCTTCACCGAACTCGCCGACCTCGGCCGCCCCGGGTTCCCGATCGCCGAGATCCGGGCCGACGGCAGCAGCGTCATCACCAAGCACGAGGGCACCGGCGGCGCGGTCACCGTGGACACGGTGCAGGCGCAGCTCATGTACGAGATCCAGGGCCCGCGCTACGCGGGACCCGATGTCACGACGCGCCTGGACAGCATCCGGCTCCGCCAGGAAGCCCGGGACCGGGTGCTGATCAGCGGGGTGACCGGTGAGCCGCCGCCGCCGCAGCTGAAGGTCTCGCTGAACACCCTCGGCGGGTTCCGCAACGAGATGGAGTTCGTTCTCACCGGTCTCGATATCGAGGCGAAAGCCCAACTGGCGCAACGGCAATTGGAATCCTGGCTGCCGGTGCGGCCGGCCGAGCTGAACTGGACGCTCGCCCGGGTGGACCGGCCCGACGCCGAAACCGAAGAACAGGCCAGCGCGCTGCTGCGCTGCGTCGTGCGCGATCCGGACCCGGACAAGGTCGGCCGGGCATTCTCCAGCGTGGCCGTCGAACTCGCGCTGGCGAGTTACCCCGGATGCAGTTTCACCACGCTGCCGGGCAACGGTTCGCCCTATGGGGTGTACACGCCCGGGTTCGTCGATGCCACCGAGGTCACCCATATCGCCGTGCTGCCGGCCGGCGCGCGGATCCGGATCGATCCGGCGACGGAAATCCGTGCGCTGGAAGCGGTTCCGGAACCGGCACTGCCGCCTGCCCCGCCCGTGAGTGAAACTCGCAGCGTGCCGCTCGGCACCATCGCGCTGGCGCGCAGCGGCGACAAGGGCGGCGATGCGAACATCGGCGTCTGGGTGCGGACCGACGCGCAGTGGCGGTGGCTGGTGCATACGCTGACCGTGGAACGGCTGCAGGAACTACTGCCCGAAACCGCGCCGCTGCCGGTCACCCGGCATGTGCTGCCGAATCTGCGCGCGATCAACTTCATTGTTTCCGGCCTGCTCGGGAAGGGCGTGGCCTATCAGGCGCGCTTCGATCCGCAGGCCAAGGGGCTCGGCGAATGGCTGCGCTCCCGTCATGTCGATATCCCCGTGGAGCTAATATGACTGCGTCGCACAGCGATTCGATCAGTGGTGGGCGTCTCTGGAATGCGCCCGAGCGGCGCGAGTTGCGCGCCACCGTCCGAGGTTTCGTCGAGCGGGAGATCCTCCCGCACCTCGACGCCTGGGAGCGCGACGGCGAGATCCCGCGCGAGCTGCACAAGAAGGCCGGTGCGCTCGGCCTGCTGGGCATCCAGTTCCCGGAGGCCGTCGGCGGTTCCGGCGGTGACGGCATCGACGCGATGATCGTCTGCGAGGAGATCCACCAAGCGGGTGCGTCCGGCGGCCTGTTCGCCTCCTTGTTCACCTGCGGGATCGCGGTGCCGCACATCATCGCCTCCGGCAACGAGGATCTGATCGAGCGGTTCGCCCGGCCGACGCTGGCGGGGGAGAAGATCGGCTCGCTGGCCATCACCGAGCCCGGTGGCGGTTCGGATGTGGGCCATCTGACCACGACGGCCCGCCGCGACGGCGACCACTACATCGTCAACGGCGCGAAGACCTACATCACCTCCGGCGTCCGCGCCGACTTCGTGGTCACCGCGGTGCGCACGGGCGGCCCCGGCTCCGGCGGTATCTCGCTGCTGGTGGTGGAGAAGGGCACGCCCGGATTCACGGTCAGCCGAAAGCTGGAGAAGATGGGCTGGCTGGCCTCCGACACCGCCGAATTGTCCTACGTGGATGTCCGGGTGCCGGTGGAAAACCTTGTCGGCCCGGAGAATTCGGGTTTCTACCAGATCGCCGGGGCGTTCGTCAGCGAGCGCGTCGGCTTGGCCGTGCAGGCTTACGCGCAGGCGCAGCGCTGCCTGGACCTGACCCTGGAGTGGGTGCGCAACCGGGAGACCTTCGGCCGCCCGCTGATCAGCCGGCAGTCCGTGCAGAACACGGTTACCGAGATGGCGCGCCGGATCGACGTGGCCCGCGTCTACACCCGCACTGTGGTGGAGCGCGCGGCGGACGGCGAAACCGACCTGATCGCGGAGGTGTGCTTCGCCAAGAACACCGCCGTGGAAGCGGGCGAGTGGGTGGCGAATCAGGCGGTGCAGCTCTTCGGCGGTCTCGGCTACATGCGTGAGTCCGAGGTGGAACGGCAATACCGCGATATCCGGATTCTCGGTATCGGCGGCGGCACCACCGAAATTCTGACCGCGTTGGCGGCGAAACGATTGGGGTACCAGTCTTGAGCACACTGCGCAGCACACTCGACAGCGCGTCGCCGGAGTACGCGGCGGCAGCGGAGGCCATGAGCGGCAAGCTCACCGAGATCGAGGCGGAGTCCGCCAAGGCGATCGCCGGCGGCGGCCCGGAGAAGCTGGCCCGGCATCGCAAGCGCGGCAAATTGACCGCGCGTGAGCGCATCGAATTGCTCATCGACGAGGATTCGCCGTTCCTGGAACTGTGCCCGCTCGCCGCGTGGGGCAGCGACTTCCACGTGGGCGCGAGCGTCATCGCGGGTATCGGCGTCGTGGAAGGCGTGGAATGCGTCATCGTCGCACCGGATCCCACGGTGCGCGGCGGTACGTCCAACCCGTGGACGCTGCGAAAGAACCTGCGCATCAACGACATCGCGATGGAGAACCGGCTGCCGGTGATCGGCCTGGTCGAATCCGGCGGCGCCGACCTGCCCACGCAGAAGGAAGTTTTCGTGCCGGGCGGGCGGATGTTCCGTGACCTCACCCGGCTCTCGGCGGCTGGAATCCCCACCATCGCTTTGGTTTTCGGTAATTCGACCGCGGGCGGCGCCTACATTCCCGGCATGTCGGACTACACGGTGATGATCAAGGAGCGCTCCAAGGTGTTCCTCGGCGGGCCGCCGCTGGTGAAGATGGCCACCGGTGAGGAATCCGACGACGAATCCCTCGGCGGCGCCGACATGCACGCCCGGGTCTCGGGTCTCGCCGACTATCTGGCCGCCGACGAGCAGGACGCGATTCGCCTCGGCCGCTCCATCGTCAAGCGGCTCAACTGGCAGAAGAAGGGCCCGGCGCCGCGCGCGGAGGTCATCGAACCGCGGTATGACGCCGAGGAGCTGCTCGGCATCGTGCCGTCGGATCTGAAAATCCCGTTCGACCCGCGCGAGGTCATCGCCCGCATCGTGGACGGCTCCGATTTCGACGAGTTCAAGCCGCTCTACGGCAGCAGCCTGGTCACCGGCTGGGCCGAACTGCACGGCTATCCGGTCGGCATCCTCGCCAACGCGCGCGGTGTGCTGTTCTCCGAGGAGTCGCAGAAGGCGACCCAGTTCATCCAGCTGGCGAACCAGAAGAACACGCCACTGTTGTTCCTGCACAACACCACCGGCTACATGGTCGGTAAGGAGTTCGAGCAGAAGGGCATCATCAAGCACGGCGCGATGATGATCAACGCGGTCTCCAATTCGAAGGTGCCGCACATTTCGCTGCTCATGGGTGCTTCCTACGGCGCGGGTCACTACGGTATGTGCGGGCGCGCCTACGACCCGCGCTTCGTCTTCGCCTGGCCCAGTGCGAAGTCCGCGGTCATGGGTGGGGCCCAGCTGGCCGGTGTCATCTCCATCGTCGGCCGGGCCGCGGCCGAGGCGAAGGGCATGCCGTTCAACGAAGAGGCCGACGCCGGTATGCGCGCCATGGTGGAAGCGCAGATCGAGGCCGAATCGCTGCCGATGTTCATGTCCGGGCGGCTCTACGACGACGGCGTGATCGATCCGCGCGATACCCGCACGGTGTTGGGAATGGCGTTGTCCGCCATCCACAATGCCCCGATCAAGGGCGCCGAGGGCTTCGGCGTCTTCCGGATGTGAGGCGAACAATGACTGCATCGCACAGTGCTTCGGTGGATGGCGGTCGCGCGACGGGTGGGCTGGTCACCAATGTCCTGGTGGCCAACCGCGGCGAGATCGCGCGGCGTGTGTTCGCCACCTGCCGCCGGATGGGCCTCGGCACCGTCGCGGTCTACTCGGACGCGGATGCCGCCGCGCCGCATGTCGCGGAAGCCGATGCGGCCGTACGCCTTCCCGGCAATACGCCCGCGGAGACGTACCTGCGTGCTGAGCTGATCATCGAGGCCGCGCTGGCCGCCGGTGCCGACGCGGTGCACCCCGGTTATGGATTCCTCTCCGAGAACGCCGGATTCGCGAAGGCCGTGCAGGCCGCGGGCCTGACCTGGATCGGTCCGCCGGTCGAGGCGATCGAGCAGATGGGCTCCAAGGTAGCGTCCAAGAAGCTGATGGACGCCGCCGGTGTCCCGGTGCTGGCCGAACTGGATCCCGCCGAGGTCACCGACGCGCACCTGCCGGTGCTGATCAAGGCTTCCGCCGGTGGCGGTGGTCGCGGCATGCGGGTGGTGCGCGAGCTCGCCGAACTGCGACCGCAGATCGAGGCGGCCCGGCGGGAAGCCGAGTCGGCCTTCGGCGACCCGACCGTGTTCTGCGAGCGCTACCTGGAGACCGGACGCCATATCGAAGTCCAGGTGCTGGCCGACGAGCACGGCACCATCTGGTCCGTCGGTGAACGCGAGTGCTCCATCCAGCGCCGCCACCAGAAGGTTGTGGAGGAAGCGCCTTCGCCACTGGTGCAACGGATTCCGGGCATGCGCAAGCGCCTGTTCGAGGCGGCGCGGCTGGCGGCGGGCGCGATCGGGTACACCGGCGCGGGCACCGTGGAATTCCTGGCCGACGAGGCGGGTGACTTCTTCTTCCTGGAGATGAATACCCGGCTCCAAGTGGAGCATCCGGTCACCGAGTGCACCACCGGACTGGATCTGGTTCGGTGGCAGCTGGATATCGCCGCAGGCGGTCACCTCCCGGCGGAACCGCCGGTGATGCATGGGCATTCAATCGAGGTCCGGCTCTACGCCGAGGACCCGGCGCAGGATTGGCAGCCACAGAGCGGCCAGGTACACCGTCTCGCGATTCCGTTGGTGGCCAAGGAATTCGATCTGCTGAACCGTCCCGGCGTGCGACTGGACACCGGTGTCGTCGATGGATCGGTCGTCGGTGTGCACTACGACCCGATGCTGGCCAAGGTCATTTCCTACGGCGAATCCCGCGGCGAAGCAGCCCGTCTGCTGGCTGCGGCGTTGCAGCGCGCCGAGATCCACGGTCTGGTGACCAACCGCGATCTGCTGGTGCGGGTATTGCGGCATCCGGCGTTCCTCGCCGGTGACACCGACACCGCGTTCTTCGCCACCCATGGGTTGGACACGCTCGCGGCGCCGTTGGCCTCCGAGGCCGACGAAGCCCTGTCCATCGTGGCCGCGGCGCTCGCGGACGCCGCCGCCAACCGCAAGACCGCGAAGGTCGGCGGTGGCCTGCCCAGCGGTTGGCGCAACCTCCCCGCGCAGCCGCAGCGCAAGTCCTACGAGAGCCGCGTCAGCGGAATCCACGAGGTCGCTTACCGCTTCGGCCGGAGCGCGGTCACAGTCGAGGGGCATGCGGGTCTCGCCGTGCTCGAGGCCACGCCCGACCGCGTGGTGCTGGCTGTTCCCGGCGCACGCGGCGCGGTGCGCAGGCAATTCGACATTGCCCGCTACGGCGATCTGGTCTGCGTCGATTCGCCGCTGGGCCCGGTCGCGGTACGCAGACTGCCGCGCTTCAGCGATCCGGCCGACCAGGTGGCCACCGGTTCGCTGCTGGCGCCCATGCCGGGCAGCGTGATCCGGCTCGGCGCCGCGGTCGGCAGTCAGGTCGTACAAGGTCAGCCGATCCTGTGGCTGGAGGCGATGAAAATGGAGCACACCATCGCCGCACCCGCCGCCGGTGTGCTCACCGCACTCAATGTCACCGTCGGCCAGCAGGTCGACATCGGAGCCGTTCTCGCGGTGGTCGAGCCCGCGCCCGAGTCGCAGTAAATACGCCGAGGAGTAGCAATGAGTTTCATCGAAACCGAAGAGCAGAAGGCCCTGCGATCGGCGGTGGCCGCGCTGGCCGCCAAGTTCAACTACCGCGACTACGTGCTGCCCAAGGCGCGCAAGGGCGAGCCGCTCGACGAATTGTGGGACGAGGCCGGCAAACTCGGCTTCCTCGGCGTGAACCTGCCGGAGGAGTACGGCGGCGGTGGCGCCGGTATGTACGAACTCGCGCTGGTGCAGGAGGAACTCTCCGCGCAGGGTGCGGGCCTGCTGCTCATGGTGGTGTCCCCGGCCATCTGCGGCACCATCATCACCAAGTACGGCACCGACGAGCAGAAGTCGCATTGGCTGCCCAAGCTCGCCGACGGCAGCGGCAAAATGGTCTTCGGCATCACCGAGCCGGATGCCGGGTCCAACTCGCACCAGATCACCACCACCGCCCGGCGCGACGGTGACGACTGGATCCTCAACGGCCGCAAGATCTTCATCTCCGGTGTGGATCAGGCCGAGGCGGTGCTCATCGTCTCGCGCACCGAGGATCACAAGACCGGCAAACTCAAGCCGGCGCTGTTCATCGTGCCGACCGATGCCGAGGGCTTCCAGAAGACGGCCCAGGAGATGGACATCATCGAGCCGGACCATCAGTTCACCCTGTTCCTCGACGATGTCCGCCTGCCGTCGAGTGCGCTGGTGGGCAAGGAGGATGCCGCGCTCATGCAGCTGTTCGCGGGGTTGAACCCGGAACGCATCATGGGCGCCGCCATGGCCGTCGGCGGCGCGCGCTACGCCATCGATCGCGCGGTGGAATACGCGAAGGAACGCACCGTCTGGAAGACGCCGATCGGTGCGCACCAAGGCATTTCGCATCCGCTCGCGCAGGTGAAGATCGAGGTGGAACTGGCCAAGCTGATGATGCAGAAGGCCGCCACCCTCTACGACGCCGGGGACGAGATGGGTGCGGCCGAAGCCGCGAACATGGCGAAATACGCTGCGGCGGAAGCCAATATCAAGGCACTCGACCAGGCCATCCAGACCCACGGCGGCGCGGGCCTCACCCGCGACGTCGGCTTGGCCGCCATGCTCGCCGCCGCCCGGATCGGCCGGATCGCCCCGGTCAGCCGGGAAATGGTGCTCAACTTCGTCGCCCAGTTCTCGCTGGGCCTGCCGAAGTCCTACTGAGGAGGCACGATGAGCGATACCGCGCCCTTGGTGCGCTACGAACTGCGCGACGGCTTCGCGGTCCTCACCCTGGACTCGCCGCACAACCGCAACGCCCTGTCCGCCCGCTTGGTCGCCGAACTGCTGCAGGGCTTGGACCGCGCCTGGGCGGACCCGGCGGTGCGCGGCATCGTGCTTGCCCACACCGGCAACACCTTCTGCGCGGGCGCCGACCTCAGCGAGGCGAGCAATGCCGACCCGGCCGCGGCCGCCGATGAGCGCACCCGCGTCATGATCGGCGTGCTGCGCCGCCTGGTGGAAATCCCGAAGCCGGTGCTCGCGCAGATCGACGGCAATGTCCGCGCCGGTGGCATGGGCATCGTCGCCGCCTGCGATCTCGTGGTCGCGGGGCCGGGTTCCTCCTTCGCGCTGACCGAGGTGCGAATCGGGTTGGCGCCGTTCATGATCTCGCTCACCCTGCTGCCGCGCCTGGACCCGCGCGCGGCCAGCCGGTACTACCTGACCGGCGAGAAGTTCGACGCCGCCACCGCCCGCGAGATCGGGTTGGTCACCGTCACCGCCGACGATCCCGCCGCCGAGGTCGCGCGCCTGTGCGGTGAGCTCCGCAAAGGTTCGCCGCAGGGCTTGGCCGAGGCCAAGAACCTGGTCAACGGCGGCATCGTCGCGGCGTTCGACGACTCCGCGGAAGCGCTGGCCGAGCGTTCGGCGAGCTTCTTCGGCACCCCCGAGGTGCAGGAGGGCATGCTGGCCTTCCTGCAGCGCCGTCCACCGAGCTGGGCACAATAAGCCCATGGCGACACCGCACGAACCCAAGCAGGACCGCAGCCGGGCCACCCGGCAGCGGCTGCTCGAGGCGACCATCGACTGCCTGGCCGAGCGGGGCTGGGCGGCCGCCACCGTGTCGGTGGTCGCCGAACGGGCCGGGGTGTCGCGCGGCGCGGCCCAGCATCATTTCCCGACCCGGGAAGATCTGATCACCGCCGCGCTGGAGTACATGTTCGATACCAGAATGGCGCAGTCCAAGTCCGAGGCGATCGCGCTGTCCGAGGTCGCCGAGGGCTCCAGCCGCACCCAGGCCGTGGTGGCCGGTCTGGTGGACTCCTACACCACGCCCCTGTTCAAGGCGGCGCTGCAGGTGTGGACGCACGCCGCCGCCGATCCCGTGCTGCGTGAGCGAATCGTGCCGCTGGAGGCCAAGTTCGGGCGTATCGCACACCGCCGCGCCGTCGAGGCGCTGGGCGTCGATGACTCGGATCCCGTTGCGCACCACCTGGTTCAGGCAACCCTGGATCTGGCTCGCGGCCTGGGCCTGGCCGACGTGCTCACCGACGACTCCGCGCGCCGCAAGCAGATCGTCGACCAGTGGTCGGCCACCCTGCACGCCGCCCTGACGGCCTGACCTG from Nocardia goodfellowii carries:
- a CDS encoding adenylate/guanylate cyclase domain-containing protein, producing MRDTPSGGTEPVPEPEADGGVPPEVVIPLEPSDAPKPPRRGGPAFRRAQFSTLMTTANQRPDFIGMLRKAREQLPGDPAFGDPLSVSGPGGPRAVARAADKLVGDTPSAAREIGFGALQVWQAMLERVGRGKGNAEVTVMFTDLVAFSRWSLSAGDEATLELLRGVAKAIEPPIADRGGQVVKRMGDGVMAVFTSADRAVRAAVQAKRNLEHVSVQGYRPQMRIGLHTGSPREIGGDWLGVDVTIAARVMEAGGNGNTMLSEATLQSLAPETLAELGFTVKPYRRSFFAAPLSGVPEDLRIYRLFES
- a CDS encoding acyclic terpene utilization AtuA family protein — encoded protein: MGNLAADPDVIRIGNCSGFYGDRLGAMREMLEGGQLDVLTGDYLAELTMLILGRDRMKDPDLGYAKTFVRQVRDCLALALERNVQIVANAGGLNPAGLAEKLRKVAADLGLDVKIAHVEGDDLLGRAGELGLGAPLTANAYLGAWGIVECLNAGADIVVTGRVTDASLVVGPAAAHFGWARTDYDRLAGAVAAGHVIECSTQATGGNFAFFTELADLGRPGFPIAEIRADGSSVITKHEGTGGAVTVDTVQAQLMYEIQGPRYAGPDVTTRLDSIRLRQEARDRVLISGVTGEPPPPQLKVSLNTLGGFRNEMEFVLTGLDIEAKAQLAQRQLESWLPVRPAELNWTLARVDRPDAETEEQASALLRCVVRDPDPDKVGRAFSSVAVELALASYPGCSFTTLPGNGSPYGVYTPGFVDATEVTHIAVLPAGARIRIDPATEIRALEAVPEPALPPAPPVSETRSVPLGTIALARSGDKGGDANIGVWVRTDAQWRWLVHTLTVERLQELLPETAPLPVTRHVLPNLRAINFIVSGLLGKGVAYQARFDPQAKGLGEWLRSRHVDIPVELI
- a CDS encoding acyl-CoA dehydrogenase family protein; the protein is MTASHSDSISGGRLWNAPERRELRATVRGFVEREILPHLDAWERDGEIPRELHKKAGALGLLGIQFPEAVGGSGGDGIDAMIVCEEIHQAGASGGLFASLFTCGIAVPHIIASGNEDLIERFARPTLAGEKIGSLAITEPGGGSDVGHLTTTARRDGDHYIVNGAKTYITSGVRADFVVTAVRTGGPGSGGISLLVVEKGTPGFTVSRKLEKMGWLASDTAELSYVDVRVPVENLVGPENSGFYQIAGAFVSERVGLAVQAYAQAQRCLDLTLEWVRNRETFGRPLISRQSVQNTVTEMARRIDVARVYTRTVVERAADGETDLIAEVCFAKNTAVEAGEWVANQAVQLFGGLGYMRESEVERQYRDIRILGIGGGTTEILTALAAKRLGYQS
- a CDS encoding acyl-CoA carboxylase subunit beta; this encodes MSTLRSTLDSASPEYAAAAEAMSGKLTEIEAESAKAIAGGGPEKLARHRKRGKLTARERIELLIDEDSPFLELCPLAAWGSDFHVGASVIAGIGVVEGVECVIVAPDPTVRGGTSNPWTLRKNLRINDIAMENRLPVIGLVESGGADLPTQKEVFVPGGRMFRDLTRLSAAGIPTIALVFGNSTAGGAYIPGMSDYTVMIKERSKVFLGGPPLVKMATGEESDDESLGGADMHARVSGLADYLAADEQDAIRLGRSIVKRLNWQKKGPAPRAEVIEPRYDAEELLGIVPSDLKIPFDPREVIARIVDGSDFDEFKPLYGSSLVTGWAELHGYPVGILANARGVLFSEESQKATQFIQLANQKNTPLLFLHNTTGYMVGKEFEQKGIIKHGAMMINAVSNSKVPHISLLMGASYGAGHYGMCGRAYDPRFVFAWPSAKSAVMGGAQLAGVISIVGRAAAEAKGMPFNEEADAGMRAMVEAQIEAESLPMFMSGRLYDDGVIDPRDTRTVLGMALSAIHNAPIKGAEGFGVFRM
- a CDS encoding acetyl/propionyl/methylcrotonyl-CoA carboxylase subunit alpha gives rise to the protein MTASHSASVDGGRATGGLVTNVLVANRGEIARRVFATCRRMGLGTVAVYSDADAAAPHVAEADAAVRLPGNTPAETYLRAELIIEAALAAGADAVHPGYGFLSENAGFAKAVQAAGLTWIGPPVEAIEQMGSKVASKKLMDAAGVPVLAELDPAEVTDAHLPVLIKASAGGGGRGMRVVRELAELRPQIEAARREAESAFGDPTVFCERYLETGRHIEVQVLADEHGTIWSVGERECSIQRRHQKVVEEAPSPLVQRIPGMRKRLFEAARLAAGAIGYTGAGTVEFLADEAGDFFFLEMNTRLQVEHPVTECTTGLDLVRWQLDIAAGGHLPAEPPVMHGHSIEVRLYAEDPAQDWQPQSGQVHRLAIPLVAKEFDLLNRPGVRLDTGVVDGSVVGVHYDPMLAKVISYGESRGEAARLLAAALQRAEIHGLVTNRDLLVRVLRHPAFLAGDTDTAFFATHGLDTLAAPLASEADEALSIVAAALADAAANRKTAKVGGGLPSGWRNLPAQPQRKSYESRVSGIHEVAYRFGRSAVTVEGHAGLAVLEATPDRVVLAVPGARGAVRRQFDIARYGDLVCVDSPLGPVAVRRLPRFSDPADQVATGSLLAPMPGSVIRLGAAVGSQVVQGQPILWLEAMKMEHTIAAPAAGVLTALNVTVGQQVDIGAVLAVVEPAPESQ
- a CDS encoding acyl-CoA dehydrogenase family protein is translated as MSFIETEEQKALRSAVAALAAKFNYRDYVLPKARKGEPLDELWDEAGKLGFLGVNLPEEYGGGGAGMYELALVQEELSAQGAGLLLMVVSPAICGTIITKYGTDEQKSHWLPKLADGSGKMVFGITEPDAGSNSHQITTTARRDGDDWILNGRKIFISGVDQAEAVLIVSRTEDHKTGKLKPALFIVPTDAEGFQKTAQEMDIIEPDHQFTLFLDDVRLPSSALVGKEDAALMQLFAGLNPERIMGAAMAVGGARYAIDRAVEYAKERTVWKTPIGAHQGISHPLAQVKIEVELAKLMMQKAATLYDAGDEMGAAEAANMAKYAAAEANIKALDQAIQTHGGAGLTRDVGLAAMLAAARIGRIAPVSREMVLNFVAQFSLGLPKSY
- a CDS encoding enoyl-CoA hydratase family protein, whose amino-acid sequence is MSDTAPLVRYELRDGFAVLTLDSPHNRNALSARLVAELLQGLDRAWADPAVRGIVLAHTGNTFCAGADLSEASNADPAAAADERTRVMIGVLRRLVEIPKPVLAQIDGNVRAGGMGIVAACDLVVAGPGSSFALTEVRIGLAPFMISLTLLPRLDPRAASRYYLTGEKFDAATAREIGLVTVTADDPAAEVARLCGELRKGSPQGLAEAKNLVNGGIVAAFDDSAEALAERSASFFGTPEVQEGMLAFLQRRPPSWAQ
- a CDS encoding TetR/AcrR family transcriptional regulator, with the protein product MATPHEPKQDRSRATRQRLLEATIDCLAERGWAAATVSVVAERAGVSRGAAQHHFPTREDLITAALEYMFDTRMAQSKSEAIALSEVAEGSSRTQAVVAGLVDSYTTPLFKAALQVWTHAAADPVLRERIVPLEAKFGRIAHRRAVEALGVDDSDPVAHHLVQATLDLARGLGLADVLTDDSARRKQIVDQWSATLHAALTA